The genomic stretch CATGTTGAGCCGCTCCACAATAGCATGTAAAAAATGGGCAATCCTTCGAAGTTCACAGTGGAAATGCTCCCGGTCTTGCCCCAGTACATAGAAGAGGTGATTGAAGTTGTTATGGAGGATGAGATTGTCGTAGTTAGGGTTGGTCCTCCTTCTGGGTCTCAAAGGAATGCCTGACATCTTTTTAATTAAATCTGATTTTGAGTTGATGAAGCTAAATTTTGGGTGGAGTAGATGGGTgtttatatagaccaaaatagaacCCTTTGGTCTTCCCGCCCTTTGATTGGTAGACGTGTGAATGGTGGAAATCGAAGAGAGGTAGCGTATACCCAATCGACGTAGCGTCTGATTGGATGTGCCACAACTTTTTGAGGTGTAATAAATGCTCAACTATTCATATTTGTCCCTTtaaatatttagggtttttaataGACTGTATATGAGATCGATTTTATACCATGTattcaataaagaataaaagaaatagacCGAACATATAATATATGCAATACTATAAAAAAGTCGATAATAGACGAAGAGTTAATTTAATAAATCTGGCATTAATCAGGCAACAGAAGGGTAGTCAAAATACATACACTGCCATGACTTATAAAAACACAAATTCATACAAGACTAAGTACGATTTGTTGCTGTTACAAGTGGTTCTTTTGTGCCCGGGTCTCTTGCACAATGAACACTTATTCTTCCTCTTTGACTTGAAAGTCTCGCCCATGCCCTTAacacattttcttttcttttttccaggCTTGGTGACCACGAGTGGTGGAATAATGTTGATGTCTATTAATTCTTGTGGCATGCGCCATTCGGACTCCAAAGGGACAACATTAATTGATTCTGAATACGCAAGGAGGTACTCTTCCACTTTATACAGGGGCGAAGAGTAATCACAGACTGTCAAACCATAATTATCACTGTTCTTCGATCGGAAAGCAGCCATCGCGTAATTGCATGGTATTTTGACTAGGTCAAACTTCCTACAACGAACAAGACCTTTCCAGTAGGTCAACTTTGGCCGTAGAGCCACTTCCAAACATAGTGTATTGCCTTTCGTCCCCTCTTATGTTCTCCACATAGAAAGAGTCGCCCTTGCTAATATTATCTCTTAAGATTTTTTTGGCGGGGGGAACAAATTTGTTATCCTTACATTTGGGGACGTAGGCATGCCTCTCCCTTAATATTTCACCAATCCTTTTGGCAATCGAATTGAATATGGATAACAGGGGGTACTCCCTTTTGGCAATCAATATAGCGTTCACCGACTTGGCAATATTTGTGGTTATCACATCAAACCTGTTGCCGGGGAAATATAACCTGCTCtatttttcaaaatcaagctcATGCTCGAGGAAACAGGCCGCCTCGGTACAGTAGTTCTTGAATTCCACAAAATGGTCGCTAAACTCCTCGGGAGAATATGTCTTTGTCGCGTTGTAGAATAGATAGAGGTTTTCTCTGCAGTGGTAATTTACCCAGATATTTTCACCTAGGTGCCTCATGCAGTACCCTTAATGAGCATGGTTGTACACCTTCACGACGCCGTTGGCGATGCTTTTATGCCTATC from Capsicum annuum cultivar UCD-10X-F1 unplaced genomic scaffold, UCD10Xv1.1 ctg69507, whole genome shotgun sequence encodes the following:
- the LOC124894093 gene encoding uncharacterized protein LOC124894093; its protein translation is MAAFRSKNSDNYGLTVCDYSSPLYKVEEYLLAYSESINVVPLESEWRMPQELIDINIIPPLVVTKPGKKKRKCVKGMGETFKSKRKNKCSLCKRPGHKRTTCNSNKS